The SAR324 cluster bacterium sequence TCAAGGAGAGATGATTCAGTACTTACGAACGGGTAAAGCAGCTCATGCAATCGCTGTTATCGCAGCTTGGGGAGGAATGGATGATGAGGAAAAATCTGCTGTAATTGGCAAGATGGGTGCGGCCTTGATTCCAAGTGGGCCCAATGGGAGCGCAAGCAGTCTTGGACACTGGGAGGCACACATTCCAAAGAACGTGAAGCCAGAACATCAAAAGGCAGCTCTGAAATTTCTTAAATGGCTTGTAACAAAAGAAAATCAGATCAAATACACAGAAAATGGTGCTGTACCAGTAAGGTGTGATCTGATTTATTCTCCAATAGCGAAAGAAGATCGATTTAGATTCATTGAAGCTCTTGGACAGAACTCTGAAGTTGCTAAGTTTATTGCACCGACAGTAACCGCAGTAGAGTCAACAGCCATTACGAATCTTTACCTGAATAAAATTGTTGCAGGTGAGATATCAATTGTTGATGGCTTGAATCAGGCAGCTGAAGAATTACATAAAATCACTGCCGATAACGGTATGAAGACTGGAATGCTGCCCAAGCTCAAATAGTAAATAAACTAGGGCGGTTCATCCGCCCTTTGAGTAAAACTATGGAAAATCGTTCAAAAGAAACTGACAGGTATTGGAATGTTTTATCCCTTGCACCACTATGCTTACTTCTGTTTTTTCTAACAATCATTCCTCTGCTAAGCCTTATCTATACATCATTCTTCAAAGTTACATGGAGTGGTGGTTATTTGTATGAAGGAGTTGGTTTTCAAAACTTCTTCGATTTAGTTGAGAATAAATTTTACATTCCTGGTGTTAAAAATACTATTCAGTTTGCTCTAATTACAGTCATAATTCAGATTTTAATTGCCTACGTAATTTCAATTGTTCTCAATAAAATTAAATATAGGATTATCTATCTATCGATTTTCATGCTGCCAATACTTTTGCCGCCAATTGTGATTGGCTCAATTTGGCGGTTGATGTATGGTTTTGATTTTGGACTTTTCAATTACTTACTTTCATACCTCGGAATAATGCCAATTGATTGGTTGGGAGATCCTAAAATTGCTTTCATATCTATTATTATTCTTGATATTTGGCACTGGACTCCTTTTTCAGTTATTTTGTTAATTACAGCCATTGAAGGAATTCCGAAAGACATACTTGAAGCAGGCTTAGTTGATGGAGCAAACTTTTTGAAAGAGGCTTACTATTTAATCACTCCATTGATTATGCCTACAATTATTGTAGCGAGTCTCTTTAGATTTATAATGTCATTCAAAGTTTTCGATGAAATTTATCTACTAACTCAAGGTGGACCTGGAACTGCTACGGAAGTTGTCAGCTTCTCTATTTATGAAACATATTTTGAGTCTGACAATATTGGTCTGGGTTCGGCAATGTCTGTAACCACTCTGATCTTAATTATTCTTATCATGTATGCTGTTCAGAAAATTTATATAAAGCTGAGATTGAACGCGCATGACTAGATTCTTATCACATTCACTATTAGTGATTCTTTCATTCATTTTCTTGCTTCCATTTGGTTGGATTGCCAGCCTAGCGTTTAAACGCCAAATTGATATTCTCATGACTAATATTATTTCACCTATTAGTTATGGAAATTTCATTAAATTGTTTGCATCGAAAGAATCTACATTTAGTAATGATATCCTAAATTCTTTATTTATTGGATTGAGTTCTACACTTATTGTGCTGATTGTATGCTCACTCGCGTCATTTACACTGACGCGATTAAAAATCGAAAAATGGGTGGGAATTATTATTTTTGGATGGTTGTTGGTGTTCCATATGATACCACCCATTACATTCATTGGCTCCTGGTTTGTTTTAGCAAATTCACTTGGTTTGTTTAATTCTTACAGTGCACTCATCATTGCTCACGCTACAATAAATTTACCATTAGGACTCTTTATCATTACTAACTATATGAAAGAGATTCCTCATGAAATTCAGGAAGCTGCAGTAATTGATGGTGCGTCCAATTATCAAACTTATTTTAAAATTTTTCTACCCTTGCTATTACCTGGTTTGTTCACAGCGGCAATAATTATTTTTCTCTTCAGCTGGAATGACTTCATGATATCTATCAACCTTTCTGCAAAAGCAACACAGACTGTCCCTGTTTCAGTAGCCACCTATGCTCAACAGTACGAAGTAAGATATGGAGAAATGGCGGCAGGCTCACTGGTTTCATTAGTACCTGGGCTATTACTTACAATCTTTGCAAATCGCTATATTGTGAGAGGAATAACCGCTGGTTCTGTGAAATGAATTTTAGCTTATCATTTAAAAGGATAGTCAATGAAACTTGTCTTCATCTTGTTTGATTCACTTAATCGTCATCTCCTTTCGCCCTATGGTGGACAAATTAATACCCCAAATTTTAAACGGCTTTCAGAGAAGGCTCAGACATTCAATAAACACTATGTTGGAAGTTTGCCTTGTATGCCAGCTCGCCGGGATATGCATACTGGTCGGCTAAGTTTTTTACACAGAAGTTGGGGCCCGTTGGAGCCCTTTGATAACTCCTTTCCTGAAATTCTTTTCAAAAATAATGTCTACAGCCATCTAGTAAGCGATCATTATCACTATTGGGAAGATGGTGGCCTTACCTATCATAATCGCTATGACAGTTATGAATTCATTAGAGGGCAGGAGGGTGATGCATGGAAGGCAATGGTAAAGCCACCTTGGGAACGCCTGAAAGAGAAATATGACTCCAATCAGCTATCAACGGAGAATAGAAATTACTTTAGAAACAATATCATCAATAGAGAGTATTTACTCACAGATGAAGATTACCCATGTGTTCAATGCTTTAATCATGGAATTGAATTTCTAGAAAACAACCATGAAGCAGACAACTGGCTATTGCAGATTGAAACATTCGACCCACATGAACCTTTCACTGCACCAATGCGTTTTCGGAATAATTACGAAACCAATTGGAAAGGGGGAATCAGGGATTGGCCAAAATATGGAAGAGTTGAGGAACTCGAAGACGAATATAACGAGCTAAGGTCAAATTATTTTGCACTCCTTGAATTATGTGATGAGCAACTGGGTCGTGTTTTAGATTATTTT is a genomic window containing:
- a CDS encoding sugar ABC transporter permease is translated as MENRSKETDRYWNVLSLAPLCLLLFFLTIIPLLSLIYTSFFKVTWSGGYLYEGVGFQNFFDLVENKFYIPGVKNTIQFALITVIIQILIAYVISIVLNKIKYRIIYLSIFMLPILLPPIVIGSIWRLMYGFDFGLFNYLLSYLGIMPIDWLGDPKIAFISIIILDIWHWTPFSVILLITAIEGIPKDILEAGLVDGANFLKEAYYLITPLIMPTIIVASLFRFIMSFKVFDEIYLLTQGGPGTATEVVSFSIYETYFESDNIGLGSAMSVTTLILIILIMYAVQKIYIKLRLNAHD
- a CDS encoding sulfatase, producing the protein MKLVFILFDSLNRHLLSPYGGQINTPNFKRLSEKAQTFNKHYVGSLPCMPARRDMHTGRLSFLHRSWGPLEPFDNSFPEILFKNNVYSHLVSDHYHYWEDGGLTYHNRYDSYEFIRGQEGDAWKAMVKPPWERLKEKYDSNQLSTENRNYFRNNIINREYLLTDEDYPCVQCFNHGIEFLENNHEADNWLLQIETFDPHEPFTAPMRFRNNYETNWKGGIRDWPKYGRVEELEDEYNELRSNYFALLELCDEQLGRVLDYFDQNDLWADTGLVVTTDHGFLLGEHDFWAKNRMNMYQEIVNIPFFLYHPNQNQSQECNSLTQTIDICPTILDFFGVDPPSECQGQSLLRVDAESFNHREALIYGYFGGAVNVTNGEYTYHRYPFDLMQQEIFQYTLMPTHIRQHFSVDELQHAMLNEPFDFSKGVPLLKVPVVQRSPIHQYYGPGCMIENDTRLYNIIDDPKQQTMIKDSKTESTMTEYISQLMKWNQAPPEAFTRLQI
- a CDS encoding carbohydrate ABC transporter permease — encoded protein: MTRFLSHSLLVILSFIFLLPFGWIASLAFKRQIDILMTNIISPISYGNFIKLFASKESTFSNDILNSLFIGLSSTLIVLIVCSLASFTLTRLKIEKWVGIIIFGWLLVFHMIPPITFIGSWFVLANSLGLFNSYSALIIAHATINLPLGLFIITNYMKEIPHEIQEAAVIDGASNYQTYFKIFLPLLLPGLFTAAIIIFLFSWNDFMISINLSAKATQTVPVSVATYAQQYEVRYGEMAAGSLVSLVPGLLLTIFANRYIVRGITAGSVK